In the Oryza glaberrima chromosome 6, OglaRS2, whole genome shotgun sequence genome, one interval contains:
- the LOC127776588 gene encoding uncharacterized protein LOC127776588 isoform X1: MLFSLSPPLAAVVSVSVSVSSAMAGEREMSDRLRAKIIQALRDELRRKSNASREVIQQIRGSLIEKNLRSSSMNPLFRMLDPVDNNQPLDLAPELIFFSCLGDHNMLNLILQTIRDDGGTTPASRASSRASGDHRDEAALKYLNELMRTGGTSSQQEQPEQSNHTAEHPSSQQSQPEASNHSVGQPSPQQDQQSNIDSARQPRPWQEQPDSSNRSARQPSPRRDMPEGSRQVQRRTETHHDEVLQDVQPNNEARQPNQHEDQPEGSRQVQNRTETHHDRTGANDTNESAQLPRRIITRSATARARGDSVTDESTQLPRRSTRVVAIRGRGASLTGEPSQLPRRARRATSTGGRGVSRTDQSTQLPRTTRATMRGRGGRTPRATTSRRSGGIRGTGTDLSSSSDSLGSSSDNNSDAEDEDYEGIDQMPHDPGRGRGRGRGGQRGRGRGRGRGRGRGNNGSPSDRNNDNTNAERSEEVRHDDQSSNEARQPSLRQDQPGGRRQVQSRTETHQDKNRHDDQSNNETMQPSPQRDLPEGSRQVQRRTETHHDEVPQDGQPNNEARQPNQHEDQPEGSRQVQNRTETHHDRTVSSPNIHLSPTNSGYQHRQARSLVTARHPNSPQDTPQFEGFQYHGIRDSRGLNKDLVRFMGMAKELDVKHCCCILMNPAGFDKLDELVNLSEGVYLVRTAVASSDTRNWLPLQPQLTSNLGVDPAGVDFSMVSATHTYGHWTRNVYRCSGVGDWELHFYTSVEPDAVFKMTGVLTDIKSKFDNFKTKDDEISETIINTLSNNM; the protein is encoded by the exons ATGTTATTTAGCCTCtctcccccgctcgccgccgtcgtctccgtctccgtctccgtctcctccGCCATGGCTGGTGAGAGGGAGATGTCCGATAGGTTACGAGCGAAGATTATCCAGGCTTTGAGAGATGAACTCCGCAGGAAGAGTAATGCG AGCCGTGAAGTCATTCAGCAGATCCGGGGGTCGCTTATAGAGAAAAATCTGAGATCCAGTTCGATGAATCCTTTGTTTCGGATGCTGGATCCAGTTGATAATAATCAACCTCTTGATTTGGCTCCGGAGCTCATATTTTTTTCGTGTCTAGGAGATCATAACATG TTAAATCTGATACTCCAGACGATTAGAGATGATGGTGGCACCACACCTGCTTCCAGAGCCTCCTCGAGAGCATCTGGGGACCATAGGGATGAAGCTGCATTAAAGTACTTGAATGAGTTGATGAGGACTGGTGGTACAAGCTCACAGCAAGAGCAGCCTGAGCAAAGTAATCACACCGCAGAGCACCCAAGCTCGCAGCAATCGCAGCCCGAGGCAAGCAATCACTCCGTAGGGCAGCCAAGCCCACAGCAAGATCAGCAGTCAAATATTGATTCTGCAAGGCAGCCTAGGCCATGGCAAGAGCAGCCCGATTCAAGCAATCGCTCCGCAAGGCAGCCTAGCCCGCGGCGAGATATGCCAGAGGGAAGTCGTCAGGTCCAGAGGCGCACTGAGACCCACCATGATGAAGTTCTGCAAGATGTCCAGCCGAACAATGAGGCAAGGCAGCCTAACCAGCATGAAGATCAGCCAGAGGGAAGTCGTCAGGTCCAGAATCGCACTGAGACCCATCATGACAGGACAG GAGCCAATGATACCAATGAATCTGCTCAGCTGCCGAGAAGAATTATTACAAGGTCTGCAACAGCGAGAGCGAGAG GCGACAGCGTTACTGATGAATCTACTCAGCTGCCTAGAAGATCAACAAGGGTGGTGGCAATAAGAGGGAGAG GAGCCAGCCTTACTGGTGAACCTAGTCAGCTGCCGAGAAGAGCAAGAAGGGCGACCTCAACGGGAGGGAGAG GAGTCAGCCGTACTGATCAATCTACTCAGCTGCCGAGAACAACAAGGGCGACAATGAGAGGGAGAG GAGGAAGAACACCTAGGGCGACAACGTCAAGGCGGAGTGGTGGAATTAGAGGTACAGGTACAG ACCTAAGCAGCAGTAGTGACTCCCTGGGTAGTAGCAGTGACAACAATTCAG ATGCTGAAGATGAAGACTACGAAGGCATAGATCAGATGCCACATGACccagggagagggagagggagagggagaggggggcagagggggagggggagggggagggggagggggaggggaagag GCAACAATGGCAGCCCCTCGGATCGTAACAATGACAACACTAATGCAG AAAGATCTGAAGAAGTTCGGCATGATGACCAGTCGAGCAATGAGGCAAGGCAGCCTAGCCTGCGGCAAGATCAGCCAGGGGGAAGGCGTCAGGTCCAGAGTCGCACTGAGACCCACCAAGACAAAAATCGGCATGATGACCAGTCGAACAATGAGACAATGCAGCCTAGCCCACAGCGAGATCTGCCAGAGGGAAGTCGTCAGGTCCAGAGGCGCACTGAGACCCACCATGATGAAGTTCCGCAAGATGGCCAGCCGAACAATGAGGCAAGGCAGCCTAACCAGCATGAAGATCAGCCAGAAGGAAGTCGTCAGGTCCAGAATCGCACTGAGACCCATCATGACAGGACAG TTTCATCTCCCAACATACATCTTTCTCCGACAAACTCTGGATATCAACATCGACAAGCCCGTTCGCTAGTGACTGCAAGGCATCCTAATTCTCCACAAGATACACCACAATTTGAGGGGTTTCAGTATCATGGTATCAGGGATAGCCGAG GTCTCAACAAGGATCTGGTCAGATTCATGGGCATGGCAAAGGAGCTTGATGTTAAGCATTGCTGTTGTATTCTCATGAATCCGGCGGGGTTTGACAAGCTGGACGAGCTTGTTAATCTATCAG AGGGTGTTTATCTCGTAAGGACTGCTGTTGCTTCCTCAGATACAAGAAATTGGCTTCCCCTTCAACCCCAGCTTACTTCAAAT CTAGGAGTAGATCCGGCGGGAGTGGATTTTTCTATGGTGTCTGCAACTCACACGTATGGGCATTGGACAAGAAATGTATACAGATGCAG CGGTGTAGGTGACTGGGAACTTCATTTCTACACGTCTGTAGAACCAGATGCTGTATTCAAAATGACTGGAGTGTTGACAGATATTAAAAGTAAGTTTGACAACTTCAAGACCAAGGATGATGAAATATCCGAAACAATCATCAATACCCTGAGCAATAACATGTAA
- the LOC127776588 gene encoding uncharacterized protein LOC127776588 isoform X2, giving the protein MLFSLSPPLAAVVSVSVSVSSAMAGEREMSDRLRAKIIQALRDELRRKSNASREVIQQIRGSLIEKNLRSSSMNPLFRMLDPVDNNQPLDLAPELIFFSCLGDHNMLNLILQTIRDDGGTTPASRASSRASGDHRDEAALKYLNELMRTGGTSSQQEQPEQSNHTAEHPSSQQSQPEASNHSVGQPSPQQDQQSNIDSARQPRPWQEQPDSSNRSARQPSPRRDMPEGSRQVQRRTETHHDEVLQDVQPNNEARQPNQHEDQPEGSRQVQNRTETHHDRTGANDTNESAQLPRRIITRSATARARGDSVTDESTQLPRRSTRVVAIRGRGASLTGEPSQLPRRARRATSTGGRGVSRTDQSTQLPRTTRATMRGRGGRTPRATTSRRSGGIRGTGTDLSSSSDSLGSSSDNNSDEDYEGIDQMPHDPGRGRGRGRGGQRGRGRGRGRGRGRGNNGSPSDRNNDNTNAERSEEVRHDDQSSNEARQPSLRQDQPGGRRQVQSRTETHQDKNRHDDQSNNETMQPSPQRDLPEGSRQVQRRTETHHDEVPQDGQPNNEARQPNQHEDQPEGSRQVQNRTETHHDRTVSSPNIHLSPTNSGYQHRQARSLVTARHPNSPQDTPQFEGFQYHGIRDSRGLNKDLVRFMGMAKELDVKHCCCILMNPAGFDKLDELVNLSEGVYLVRTAVASSDTRNWLPLQPQLTSNLGVDPAGVDFSMVSATHTYGHWTRNVYRCSGVGDWELHFYTSVEPDAVFKMTGVLTDIKSKFDNFKTKDDEISETIINTLSNNM; this is encoded by the exons ATGTTATTTAGCCTCtctcccccgctcgccgccgtcgtctccgtctccgtctccgtctcctccGCCATGGCTGGTGAGAGGGAGATGTCCGATAGGTTACGAGCGAAGATTATCCAGGCTTTGAGAGATGAACTCCGCAGGAAGAGTAATGCG AGCCGTGAAGTCATTCAGCAGATCCGGGGGTCGCTTATAGAGAAAAATCTGAGATCCAGTTCGATGAATCCTTTGTTTCGGATGCTGGATCCAGTTGATAATAATCAACCTCTTGATTTGGCTCCGGAGCTCATATTTTTTTCGTGTCTAGGAGATCATAACATG TTAAATCTGATACTCCAGACGATTAGAGATGATGGTGGCACCACACCTGCTTCCAGAGCCTCCTCGAGAGCATCTGGGGACCATAGGGATGAAGCTGCATTAAAGTACTTGAATGAGTTGATGAGGACTGGTGGTACAAGCTCACAGCAAGAGCAGCCTGAGCAAAGTAATCACACCGCAGAGCACCCAAGCTCGCAGCAATCGCAGCCCGAGGCAAGCAATCACTCCGTAGGGCAGCCAAGCCCACAGCAAGATCAGCAGTCAAATATTGATTCTGCAAGGCAGCCTAGGCCATGGCAAGAGCAGCCCGATTCAAGCAATCGCTCCGCAAGGCAGCCTAGCCCGCGGCGAGATATGCCAGAGGGAAGTCGTCAGGTCCAGAGGCGCACTGAGACCCACCATGATGAAGTTCTGCAAGATGTCCAGCCGAACAATGAGGCAAGGCAGCCTAACCAGCATGAAGATCAGCCAGAGGGAAGTCGTCAGGTCCAGAATCGCACTGAGACCCATCATGACAGGACAG GAGCCAATGATACCAATGAATCTGCTCAGCTGCCGAGAAGAATTATTACAAGGTCTGCAACAGCGAGAGCGAGAG GCGACAGCGTTACTGATGAATCTACTCAGCTGCCTAGAAGATCAACAAGGGTGGTGGCAATAAGAGGGAGAG GAGCCAGCCTTACTGGTGAACCTAGTCAGCTGCCGAGAAGAGCAAGAAGGGCGACCTCAACGGGAGGGAGAG GAGTCAGCCGTACTGATCAATCTACTCAGCTGCCGAGAACAACAAGGGCGACAATGAGAGGGAGAG GAGGAAGAACACCTAGGGCGACAACGTCAAGGCGGAGTGGTGGAATTAGAGGTACAGGTACAG ACCTAAGCAGCAGTAGTGACTCCCTGGGTAGTAGCAGTGACAACAATTCAG ATGAAGACTACGAAGGCATAGATCAGATGCCACATGACccagggagagggagagggagagggagaggggggcagagggggagggggagggggagggggagggggaggggaagag GCAACAATGGCAGCCCCTCGGATCGTAACAATGACAACACTAATGCAG AAAGATCTGAAGAAGTTCGGCATGATGACCAGTCGAGCAATGAGGCAAGGCAGCCTAGCCTGCGGCAAGATCAGCCAGGGGGAAGGCGTCAGGTCCAGAGTCGCACTGAGACCCACCAAGACAAAAATCGGCATGATGACCAGTCGAACAATGAGACAATGCAGCCTAGCCCACAGCGAGATCTGCCAGAGGGAAGTCGTCAGGTCCAGAGGCGCACTGAGACCCACCATGATGAAGTTCCGCAAGATGGCCAGCCGAACAATGAGGCAAGGCAGCCTAACCAGCATGAAGATCAGCCAGAAGGAAGTCGTCAGGTCCAGAATCGCACTGAGACCCATCATGACAGGACAG TTTCATCTCCCAACATACATCTTTCTCCGACAAACTCTGGATATCAACATCGACAAGCCCGTTCGCTAGTGACTGCAAGGCATCCTAATTCTCCACAAGATACACCACAATTTGAGGGGTTTCAGTATCATGGTATCAGGGATAGCCGAG GTCTCAACAAGGATCTGGTCAGATTCATGGGCATGGCAAAGGAGCTTGATGTTAAGCATTGCTGTTGTATTCTCATGAATCCGGCGGGGTTTGACAAGCTGGACGAGCTTGTTAATCTATCAG AGGGTGTTTATCTCGTAAGGACTGCTGTTGCTTCCTCAGATACAAGAAATTGGCTTCCCCTTCAACCCCAGCTTACTTCAAAT CTAGGAGTAGATCCGGCGGGAGTGGATTTTTCTATGGTGTCTGCAACTCACACGTATGGGCATTGGACAAGAAATGTATACAGATGCAG CGGTGTAGGTGACTGGGAACTTCATTTCTACACGTCTGTAGAACCAGATGCTGTATTCAAAATGACTGGAGTGTTGACAGATATTAAAAGTAAGTTTGACAACTTCAAGACCAAGGATGATGAAATATCCGAAACAATCATCAATACCCTGAGCAATAACATGTAA
- the LOC127776588 gene encoding uncharacterized protein LOC127776588 isoform X3 — MLFSLSPPLAAVVSVSVSVSSAMAGEREMSDRLRAKIIQALRDELRRKSNASREVIQQIRGSLIEKNLRSSSMNPLFRMLDPVDNNQPLDLAPELIFFSCLGDHNMLNLILQTIRDDGGTTPASRASSRASGDHRDEAALKYLNELMRTGGTSSQQEQPEQSNHTAEHPSSQQSQPEASNHSVGQPSPQQDQQSNIDSARQPRPWQEQPDSSNRSARQPSPRRDMPEGSRQVQRRTETHHDEVLQDVQPNNEARQPNQHEDQPEGSRQVQNRTETHHDRTGANDTNESAQLPRRIITRSATARARGDSVTDESTQLPRRSTRVVAIRGRGASLTGEPSQLPRRARRATSTGGRGVSRTDQSTQLPRTTRATMRGRGGRTPRATTSRRSGGIRGTGTDLSSSSDSLGSSSDNNSDAEDEDYEGIDQMPHDPGRGRGRGRGGQRGRGRGRGRGRGRGNNGSPSDRNNDNTNAERSEEVRHDDQSSNEARQPSLRQDQPGGRRQVQSRTETHQDKNRHDDQSNNETMQPSPQRDLPEGSRQVQRRTETHHDEVPQDGQPNNEARQPNQHEDQPEGSRQVQNRTETHHDRTESSLNNTQPGAGDSKNNNAWA, encoded by the exons ATGTTATTTAGCCTCtctcccccgctcgccgccgtcgtctccgtctccgtctccgtctcctccGCCATGGCTGGTGAGAGGGAGATGTCCGATAGGTTACGAGCGAAGATTATCCAGGCTTTGAGAGATGAACTCCGCAGGAAGAGTAATGCG AGCCGTGAAGTCATTCAGCAGATCCGGGGGTCGCTTATAGAGAAAAATCTGAGATCCAGTTCGATGAATCCTTTGTTTCGGATGCTGGATCCAGTTGATAATAATCAACCTCTTGATTTGGCTCCGGAGCTCATATTTTTTTCGTGTCTAGGAGATCATAACATG TTAAATCTGATACTCCAGACGATTAGAGATGATGGTGGCACCACACCTGCTTCCAGAGCCTCCTCGAGAGCATCTGGGGACCATAGGGATGAAGCTGCATTAAAGTACTTGAATGAGTTGATGAGGACTGGTGGTACAAGCTCACAGCAAGAGCAGCCTGAGCAAAGTAATCACACCGCAGAGCACCCAAGCTCGCAGCAATCGCAGCCCGAGGCAAGCAATCACTCCGTAGGGCAGCCAAGCCCACAGCAAGATCAGCAGTCAAATATTGATTCTGCAAGGCAGCCTAGGCCATGGCAAGAGCAGCCCGATTCAAGCAATCGCTCCGCAAGGCAGCCTAGCCCGCGGCGAGATATGCCAGAGGGAAGTCGTCAGGTCCAGAGGCGCACTGAGACCCACCATGATGAAGTTCTGCAAGATGTCCAGCCGAACAATGAGGCAAGGCAGCCTAACCAGCATGAAGATCAGCCAGAGGGAAGTCGTCAGGTCCAGAATCGCACTGAGACCCATCATGACAGGACAG GAGCCAATGATACCAATGAATCTGCTCAGCTGCCGAGAAGAATTATTACAAGGTCTGCAACAGCGAGAGCGAGAG GCGACAGCGTTACTGATGAATCTACTCAGCTGCCTAGAAGATCAACAAGGGTGGTGGCAATAAGAGGGAGAG GAGCCAGCCTTACTGGTGAACCTAGTCAGCTGCCGAGAAGAGCAAGAAGGGCGACCTCAACGGGAGGGAGAG GAGTCAGCCGTACTGATCAATCTACTCAGCTGCCGAGAACAACAAGGGCGACAATGAGAGGGAGAG GAGGAAGAACACCTAGGGCGACAACGTCAAGGCGGAGTGGTGGAATTAGAGGTACAGGTACAG ACCTAAGCAGCAGTAGTGACTCCCTGGGTAGTAGCAGTGACAACAATTCAG ATGCTGAAGATGAAGACTACGAAGGCATAGATCAGATGCCACATGACccagggagagggagagggagagggagaggggggcagagggggagggggagggggagggggagggggaggggaagag GCAACAATGGCAGCCCCTCGGATCGTAACAATGACAACACTAATGCAG AAAGATCTGAAGAAGTTCGGCATGATGACCAGTCGAGCAATGAGGCAAGGCAGCCTAGCCTGCGGCAAGATCAGCCAGGGGGAAGGCGTCAGGTCCAGAGTCGCACTGAGACCCACCAAGACAAAAATCGGCATGATGACCAGTCGAACAATGAGACAATGCAGCCTAGCCCACAGCGAGATCTGCCAGAGGGAAGTCGTCAGGTCCAGAGGCGCACTGAGACCCACCATGATGAAGTTCCGCAAGATGGCCAGCCGAACAATGAGGCAAGGCAGCCTAACCAGCATGAAGATCAGCCAGAAGGAAGTCGTCAGGTCCAGAATCGCACTGAGACCCATCATGACAGGACAG AAAGCAGCTTGAACAACACCCAACCTGGTGCTGGTGAcagtaaaaataataatgcaTGGGCTTAA